Below is a window of Camelina sativa cultivar DH55 chromosome 11, Cs, whole genome shotgun sequence DNA.
TAATTCAGTTCGGGGTTACTCGCAAGTGCAAATATGTCTGTCACGGCGGGGGTGAGTAGTGATGCTGCGATTGCTGTAAGGGAGAAACTGCGAGGTGGTATTGGACAGACTAGAGTGAGAAGGTATTGGCCTGGAAAAGCTCCGGAGTGGGCTGAGGAGGCCGAAGATGATGACGATGTTAGGATGCAGACCGTTTCTGTTTTGGATAGAGCTTTTCCAAAGAATGATGATTTAGGGGTTTCTAGGAAGGATGATCCAAGGCTGCGCCGTTTAGCTCAGACCAGAGTTGAAGACCGTGACGAAGTTAGAGCTGATCATAGGCGGATTAGAAAGGCTGAGGTTGTATctacggaagaagaagaagaaaggaatcaaGAGGAtagagacgatgatgatgatgatgatgccttGNTATTCatgtaaacacacacacacacaaaacaagtttCAGCAATCTTTGATTTTGCACCCCACATNCcttggaagaaagaagaagaagaattagagAGAAGAATCTTAAGAGAGCTCAAGAGGAGGCTGCTCTACTTccttttgaagaagaagatgagatacaagaggaagaagaggatgaggaggagTCTGAGTACGAGACTGATTCAGAGGATGACATGCCTGGTATTGCCATGATCAAGCCTGTTTTTGTACCAAAAGCTGAGAGAGATACCATAGCAGAGCGTGAGAGACTTGaggctgaagaagaagctctcgAGGAATTAGCTAAGAGAAAACTGGAGATGAGGAAAGTAGAGACAAAGCAAATAGTGGTTGAGGAAGTTAGGAAAGATGAAGAGATACGGAAGAACATGCTGTTGGAAGAAGCAAACATTGGAGATGTGGAAACTGATGACGAACTCAATGAAGCTGAGGAGTATGAAGTCTGGAAGACAAGAGAGATCGGTAGgatcaagagagaaagagatgcaAGGGAAGCTATGCtgagagagagggaagaaatAGAGAAGTTGAGGAACATGACTGAGCAAGAGAGGAGAGAATGGGAGAGGAAGAATCCGAAACCTTCATCAGCTCAGCCTAAAAAGAAGTGGAACTTTATGCAAAAATACTACCACAAGGGTGCCTTCTTCCAGGCAGATCCTGATGATGAGGCAGGTTCTGCTGGGACTGATGGTATATTTCAGCGCGACTTCTCTGCTCCAACTGGAGAAGATAGGTTGGACAAATCGATTCTCCCCAAAGTTATGCAAGTCAAGCACTTTGGTCGTAGTGGAAGAACTAAATGGACTCACCTTGTCAATGAGGACACAACAGATTGGAGTAACCCGTAAGTTTATTTGCTTTCTGCGTTTCTTTTCTTGCATTTAGTTAGGATAGACTCTTGATATGAAAATAGCTCTCATTTAGGCTTCTGAAATCTGATTTATATAGCATTTGCTTAGAAACATTAAGCTGAGAATTGAACTGAATCTTTGTATGCAAATGTAAACTGGGATATGTTGGGAGAATCTTGCATATGTTCTTTCGTTTAATGAGCTGCAGATTTTGACATTTTGCTTGCGTAATGAATGATTGTGCAGGTGGACTTCCAATGATCCTCTACGCGaaaaatacaacaagaaaatggCAGGCATGGATGCTCCTATTGCAAAACCAAAGGGgagcaagaagatgaaagatTGGGAGACTTAAACCCGCACCAACATTCAGTTGAGTTTATTCCAAAACGATGTAGAAGTGGTATGTAGTAGTCAAAATCATCTTAACATCTTACTCAGTTATGTCTGAGTTCTCTATATCGCTCTGTGACAACCATAAGCTCGTGGCCAAGAGACATCTGGTCTTTTGTATCGGATCATGTTAAGTGTCTGCTTGTATTACGAATCTTTGTTTCCATGGTAGCAGTCTGATGGGAATTTGAAGACACCGTAACaaagataaaattttaacatttgCCAAGGaatgatttataaaacattTCTGAGTACAGTAATAATTGTAATGAGAGCACCTCGTaaagattattattatctttaaacTCATATAACAATTAACATGTCACATGTAATGTTTGTACTTCTAACTCAGAAGTCAAAACATTGCATAATGGAGGGTTAGTGTTATGGCTGCCCATATTAGACGATGGAGGTATGGTCTCTTGAGTTTGGCCAatgttcttcttctatataaacGAACCATTTTATTCatgtaaacacacacacaaaacaagtttCAGCAATCTTTGATTTTGCACCccacatatattttatatgttcttGAACTAAGAAAATAGTAATGTAAATACtatgtgaaaaacaaaaatagcttTCAGCCTTTCAcaaccattttttttgcttcaacTCCAACAAATGTAAGAAATCGGAGCTTGGTAACAACAAAAATGGTAACCAGCAGAAACTGTTACGAAagctattttataaatttacacattgtattttaattacatcttttttttttagtttaagcacaatataaaatatgtgtatttatGTGCTTGAGTGTATCTTATATAAATTGCAAATTagaattggaattttttttctttttttttttaaatcatagtGCCGAAAGTAGCCAACTCTCGTAAAATTgacagatacaaaaaaaaagagcccACCACACCAAAGTCATTTGTTTTGCTGTAAAGAAagctaaaacaacaacaaataacacaatTAGCCCactgcttctgcttcttcttcctcttcttcttcgctcgCCATCTTTTTGTATAGTCAaccattttcttctctctctccaattCCAACCTCCTCCGTAAGGTAACGTCTCCTCCGCTTTTCCATGGCTTCCCCACGTCCTTTCTCTCATTTCGTCTTACGaaagtgtttatttttaaataaaaaaaaatcttagttttgatttttattttctccgtGATCTGTTTTGCTCGTACCAGAGTAGTGAACTCTTAAGAGATTCAAAACTGTAGGCCTTTTTATGGCAACAGAATCACATGAGCAATCCTTCTGAGTTGTTTAGAGCTTCTTTGGCTTTCCTGAATTTCCCAGAGATTGCCTTGTTATTTTTCACAACATATTCCTTCACAAAGAATTTGATTCCATCGCGTAGAGCTTCATAGTCTGGATTCAAGGCTATGCGCGTGAACAAGTTCCACACTAGATTCTCGGGTTGCTCGAAGATGGCCTCAAACAGCATTCGAAAGTGCATGATCCTTTTTGGAGTTAACTCCACTGGATTTGCCAAATCCACCGATTTGAGAACCGCAAGAGAAAGATTGAAGGACACAATAATCTCTGTCACGAATTTCGCCAGATTCATCGATCTCTGGAGTGACATTGACTCTAGTTCTCTAAAATGGTCCCAAATGCAATACTGCAGGAGAATTGTGATTAAGATATAAGCTagtagagaaaacaaaatcgtTACATAGTCAACTTCAGCTATATATAAGATAGTAGAAAAGTACCTGCAGAGTAAACTTATGATTCTTGTCGTGCTCACACAACTTTGAAGCAAGAACTGTGTAGTACTTGTTAAATATTTTCTCCTGTAAACAGCACTCAACTAGAACCCTCATGATCTCTCTGTCCTGCTTTCCTGGCAGATCCAATCTAAGAAGTTTCTCAAATGCATCAATATAGTCCTCACTACtcatgatcacacaaaataTAGCTTTTCTGGAATCCGTATTCATCCTCTGTGCATCAGCTAGCTTTAACATTTTCTGGGCCTCAACAACCTCTGCATCCATTGTTTGTGCTACATCTTCAACGGTGTTAGTGTTAACCACCAAATCGCCAGATAACCACCACTGACCCAACTTCTCAGGGTCAAGCAGCTTGCTCCATGTTAGACCTCTTAATAATACTTCCTCCACTCTCAActgtgaa
It encodes the following:
- the LOC104722030 gene encoding microfibrillar-associated protein 1 isoform X1, translating into MSVTAGVSSDAAIAVREKLRGGIGQTRVRRYWPGKAPEWAEEAEDDDDVRMQTVSVLDRAFPKNDDLGVSRKDDPRLRRLAQTRVEDRDEVRADHRRIRKAEVVSTEEEEERNQEDRDDDDDDDALEERRRRIREKNLKRAQEEAALLPFEEEDEIQEEEEDEEESEYETDSEDDMPGIAMIKPVFVPKAERDTIAERERLEAEEEALEELAKRKLEMRKVETKQIVVEEVRKDEEIRKNMLLEEANIGDVETDDELNEAEEYEVWKTREIGRIKRERDAREAMLREREEIEKLRNMTEQERREWERKNPKPSSAQPKKKWNFMQKYYHKGAFFQADPDDEAGSAGTDGIFQRDFSAPTGEDRLDKSILPKVMQVKHFGRSGRTKWTHLVNEDTTDWSNPWTSNDPLREKYNKKMAGMDAPIAKPKGSKKMKDWET
- the LOC104722030 gene encoding microfibrillar-associated protein 1 isoform X2, with product MMTMLGCRPFLFLDRAFPKNDDLGVSRIDDPRLRHLAQTRVEDRDEVRADHRRIRKAEVVSTEEEEERNQEDRDDDDDDDALEERRRRIREKNLKRAQEEAALLPFEEEDEIQEEEEDEEESEYETDSEDDMPGIAMIKPVFVPKAERDTIAERERLEAEEEALEELAKRKLEMRKVETKQIVVEEVRKDEEIRKNMLLEEANIGDVETDDELNEAEEYEVWKTREIGRIKRERDAREAMLREREEIEKLRNMTEQERREWERKNPKPSSAQPKKKWNFMQKYYHKGAFFQADPDDEAGSAGTDGIFQRDFSAPTGEDRLDKSILPKVMQVKHFGRSGRTKWTHLVNEDTTDWSNPWTSNDPLREKYNKKMAGMDAPIAKPKGSKKMKDWET